The region GTCGTTCTGGCAGTGGGGGCAGGTCCCCATGATGTAGCGGTCGGCCAGGAACTGTCCGGCCTCCTCGTCGTAATACTGCATGGTGGTCTGCTCCGTGAAGACGCCCTTGTCGTAGAGCGTGCGGAAGAAATCGGAGGCCGTCCTGTGGTGCACGGGCGAGGAGGTGCGCGAATAGATGTCGAACGACATGCCCAGCCCTTCGAACGCCTTCTTGATGATATTGTGGTATTTGTCGACGATGTCCTGCGGCGTTACGCCCTCCTGCCGGGCCTTGATGGTGATCGGCACGCCGTGCTCGTCCGATCCGCACACCGAGATTACGTCCTCGCCCCGCAGGCGCAGGTAACGGGTGTAGATGTCGGAAGGGATGTAAACTCCCGCCAGGTGGCCGATGTGGACCGGGCCGTTGGCGTAGGGAAGGGCCGAAGTGACCAGATAACGCTTGAATTTTTTCATGTTCGGTATGTGACGAAAAGTATATTGTTACAAAGTTACGGATTTTTCCGGGGAATCCGCCGTGGGGGGCCTATTTTTTCAGGGCTTCGAAGCCCAGGCCGTAGACGCCCATGACGCTGCCCACGGTGATGAAGGCCTGCGGGTCGATCTCCTTGATGATGCGGAACAGGGAGCTGGTCTCGTTCTTGCGGCAGACGACCATCACCACCTTGGTCGGCTCGCGGGTGTACCATCCCTGTCCGTCGAGCAGGGTCACCCCGCGCCGCAGTTCCGTGGAGATGTGTTCGGCGATCGCCTCGTAGCGCTGAGAGACGATGAGTATCTGCGACGACTGGCGGTTGCCGGCCAGCACCGTGTCGAGCATGTAGCCCGAAACGGCGACGATGACGTAGCTGTATATCACGGTCGAGATGCCGTTGCCGATGAAATAGGAACAGCCGATGATGATGAAGTCGCAGAACATGATCACCTTGCCGTAGCTGATGTTGCGGTACTTGTTGATGATCATGGCGATGATGTCGGTGCCGCCCGTGCTGCCCCCCTGCATGAAGCAGATGCTGATGCCGATGCCGGAGCAGGCGCCCCCGAGGATGGCGGACAGCAGGCGGTCGTCCTGCAGGCCGATCAGATCGGGCGGCACGATGCCCTGCATGACGCTCATGGCCAGCGCGAGCATGAAGGTGGCGAAGATGGTCTTGGCTCCGAACTGCACGCCGATGATGAAGGCGGAGAAGAGGATCAGCACGGCATTGATGACGAAGAGCGAGTAGCCGATCGGGATGCCCCCTCCCTCGGCGCCTCCCGTGGCGAAGTAGATCAGCATGGCCATACCGCTCACGCCGCCGCCCACGATCTTGGCGGGCAGAATGATGCCCGTCCAGGCGAAAGCGTAGAGGAACAGGCCGAAGGTGATGAAGACATACTCCTTGACAGTGCGCAGGACGAGCGAAGGAGTGAGTTCCCGGGGTGAAAATTTTGCCATGGGCTGCGGGGATCTTGAGGTCGTAGTTACAGGCACAAATGTAGAAGTTTTTTTCGGATTCGGAACGATAAAACGGCCGTAAATTTTACCTTTGTGGAAATTTCTTCCCGCATGGAAAATCCTCCGCTGTACGCCGATGTCGTGTTGCCGCTGGCGCTTCCCCCGCTCACGTTCGGGGTGGGTCC is a window of Gallalistipes aquisgranensis DNA encoding:
- a CDS encoding YitT family protein encodes the protein MAKFSPRELTPSLVLRTVKEYVFITFGLFLYAFAWTGIILPAKIVGGGVSGMAMLIYFATGGAEGGGIPIGYSLFVINAVLILFSAFIIGVQFGAKTIFATFMLALAMSVMQGIVPPDLIGLQDDRLLSAILGGACSGIGISICFMQGGSTGGTDIIAMIINKYRNISYGKVIMFCDFIIIGCSYFIGNGISTVIYSYVIVAVSGYMLDTVLAGNRQSSQILIVSQRYEAIAEHISTELRRGVTLLDGQGWYTREPTKVVMVVCRKNETSSLFRIIKEIDPQAFITVGSVMGVYGLGFEALKK